Part of the Arachis hypogaea cultivar Tifrunner chromosome 6, arahy.Tifrunner.gnm2.J5K5, whole genome shotgun sequence genome, TCAAACAGTTCAGTCATAGCCATACACTCACAACATGCTTATAATCCTCTATGAATCACTGCAGAAGATACAACATAACGTCAAAATGCGGAAATATTCATGCGTATAATGGTAAGAGTACAATCATAACAACACATATTTTATCCCTTGTAGGATTATGCAGGAGTTGCTTCCACGACAGACTTACTAGGTAAACCTCTTACAGTGATTGCTATATGACAAGTGCGCTTTCTAATTTGATAAGCCCGACCCCGAGCCACGGGCCTGACCCTTTTCATTGTCTTTCCTTCATTAACCTCTGCTTTACTAATAACCAAACTTCCTTTGCTTAAACCCAAGTTGTTGCTAGCATTTGCTCCTGCTGAAAATACTATCTTGATAATGGCTTCACAGGCTCGATATGGCATGAGTTCTAATATAGTAAGTGTTTCCTCATATGATCGTCCACGAATCTGATCAATCACTCTTCGCGCTTTGTCAGCAGACATACGAATATTCCGGCCAATGGCATAGGCTTCTACATATGACTTGTCACTCTCTTGCACTGGAGAATCAAATTACAACACGTTATATATTTCCTGCATTACAACTGACTAGATTTACATTCAATAATCGACGGAACATTTAGTAACATCCAAAACAGCAGAATTGCAGATTGCTAAGCTACAGATGAACATGTATCTATAGTAGTAAGATGCCGCATGTGTCCACCAATAAATTATATCTTAATAAACTACCATGTGTTCCTTATCATACCAAAATCATTGCAACTAGTATCAACCAGGAAAGGCATTGTGTTAGATTATAAAAGACATTAGATTAAATGATACAAGTGGAAATTTGGAATACCCCATTAATAAATAAATGTGAATCTTATTGTAGCCCTTGTAGAACTCTAAACTATGTCCATTAACTCAACTAGTCAgtgaaagaaatagaaaatttcCAGGACATAGAATgtgttttcatttttcattttgttcatGAAATATACTTAGGTCACTAACTTTACACAAAAGTTGATCCTAATTGAGGTCAATTGCAGGATCGAACAATTATTGTAGACAATTCATGAGATCCCAGGAAATGGGATAGGAAAAGTCCTAGATATATCAAGATATTCCATCATAACAATTATAAAGAAGATACACAAATATAATCGTGGCCAGCCGCAAATAGGCATATCCATGTTATCACTATCAAGCCTTCCCCTCGCCGCATAGCACTAAATTGTGGAACTTTATTGGTAGTTTATAAGCATTACACAACCTTATTAATCTTAccccaaattaagaataaaagaaTTCTATGGAACCTTTTATCAAACATGTAGATTGCATTTGAATTCTGCATCCAAACCAAAATTACAGATACTCCGTTTGGATATGCAAACACAAACACTCCAGAAACCAAATTTTTCTATGTGAAACAATaaaattcttatatattttcagcAATTCCTAAGAGTAAGGACACAAAATACCCTATCTATCTGAGACAGAATCCAAATGCAAACCTATGTTCCTTATTTTCGCCCCTAACACTAAAATTTTCTGGTCGAAGAGAAATATAATCAGGGTATTACTATCAATTGTAGCTTAATGGTTATTAGTGTACGTACCTCCAAACTGGGAAGTTGTAGCGCGACAGGCAAAAGCGTTGACGTTTTGGGTGAGAGTAACGTCGTTTGGAGTTCTGGGTTTGAGGGAAATGACGGTTTTGTCGTTGAAAGCTGAAGCGGAGGAGCATCGGATTCCAAGGGTTAGGGATGGAAATTTGGGGTTGGATTGGAAGGGGAACGAAGTAGAGCAGGGTGGGTTTCGACGGAGGGGGAGAGGGAGATGGTGGTTAACCTTAACCACCGACTGAGAGAACGAAAGAGCCATTCGGTTTCGGACCACAACCCAACAATGTTTATGTAACTGAAGAGGGAACAACACACGACTACACTCTTCTCTGCTAGCTACTCCTCCCTCGCACGCACAGTTGCACCCATACGGATAAGATAAGGAGCAAGAAGAGCACTCATGGTTACAATTTTTAATCCCATTTTTCTACTTTTTATTCCCAAAAGTAATTGGCACTTTTTCCACGAtgactataaaaaattaaaataaaaaaaaaacaaccattACTAGTACTCATAAACTTTacccatcaaacaagaaaattttagAGTTAATTTAggtattttgttaaaaattaaaaaaaatttaatatttgtatTCGTAAActcttttttataaatataatattaattttttgtttaataaatatttttatcaacgATTATAAAATTCATGGATACTAactattgtttttccttcttaattcatcaaacacatcTTACTCCCCTCTCTTCTTTGTCCTCGCAAACTGAAAAAATCCTGACACAGGATACAGTCACAATTTTCAAGCTACTCTCTGGTTTGAAGGTTTTAAATTAAGCCAAGTTTCTGATGGCTATATCTATGGTAACTAGTGGTGGCTAGAGTCacacttttaatttaaaaatgtagCAAAGAAAAGCATCACCTAATGAAAAAAAGTAaatagaagatttaagagaagaaataattaagttatcaaaattaatagatcaaaaattaatgattttaactaatgttaactataatgacaccgaatttttaaaattaatacaaaatgatttttctcaaaatctttattttactataagttttattgaaggacttcaaaaacctgaaaaaacttatttttcacacgaaatttctaaaaaatgttatcatggaaatgattccccacatctatatcatacttttaacccacaattaaattctatagtagatatgcttgaagaaatattaacatccataaaatttcaaaacataattaacataacagatttaaaagtaaaaccaccactaaaattatgaatattgaagaaaaattagaagaagttacaatgcttcttaaacaattaaaaatggctcaagaaaataatattatggaacaggaatttcaaatagaagaggaattagtaaattctgaaaatatagaaaatgaagaacacattctagattattcaagtgacgaagaaccagcaattccaatacaagtaaaaaatgaagctggaacatctaaggataatcaatctcaatttaaatgggaaacaggttttgataattatgcttttaaaaaatggtttataaataaagattcaaaatatacaaaaataccattaaAATACGTTcttaaaatccaggaaatggaaggagaaagaatgct contains:
- the LOC112696113 gene encoding large ribosomal subunit protein uL22c, with the protein product MALSFSQSVVKVNHHLPLPLRRNPPCSTSFPFQSNPKFPSLTLGIRCSSASAFNDKTVISLKPRTPNDVTLTQNVNAFACRATTSQFGVQESDKSYVEAYAIGRNIRMSADKARRVIDQIRGRSYEETLTILELMPYRACEAIIKIVFSAGANASNNLGLSKGSLVISKAEVNEGKTMKRVRPVARGRAYQIRKRTCHIAITVRGLPSKSVVEATPA